From the genome of Pelobates fuscus isolate aPelFus1 chromosome 6, aPelFus1.pri, whole genome shotgun sequence, one region includes:
- the LOC134615221 gene encoding indolethylamine N-methyltransferase-like, with protein MDPSTLKYYHVDEFESKPFLNTYFSLEGDKELLNDGLVNFTTYLHKEFAKGNIKRDMLIEISPGPVIFTLLPVCNYFKEIILLKFNDHSINEMKKWINGNAAFDWSHASKIIKDLEGNCDELQEKEDVLRTNIKDVLKCDLSKENLTDPIILPKADCIITAWVLEMVSKDKDAYCNNLRKIYSLLKPGGHLVMICDINVSFLKIGEHNFHILTYDEEFPKKTLKDLGFKIESYEVYEKTSSTTDIDYEKVMCLTALKKF; from the exons ATGGATCCCAGTACTCTAAAATATTATCATGTTGATGAATTTGAATCAAAACCATTTCTTAATACATATTTTTCTCTGGAAGGTGATAAAGAACTTCTAAATGATGGTCTCGTAAATTTTACTACATATCTTCATAAGGAATTTGCCAAAG GTAATATTAAACGGGACATGCTGATTGAAATTAGTCCTGGTCCCGTTATTTTTACCTTACTCCCAGTTTGCAATTACTTCaaagaaataattttattaaaatttaaTGATCACTCAATCAATGAAATGAAGAAATGGATAAATGGAAATGCTGCATTTGACTGGTCTCATGCCTCAAAAATTATAAAGGACCTGGAAGGAAACTG tgatGAACTACAAGAAAAAGAAGATGTGCTAAGAACAAACATTAAGGATGTTCTGAAATGCGATCTCTCCAAAGAAAACCTGACAGACCCAATAATTTTACCAAAGGCAGATTGCATCATAACTGCATGGGTTCTGGAAATGGTCAGCAAAGATAAAGATGCTTACTGCAATAATTTAAGAAAAATCTACTCTTTACTAAAACCAGGAGGACACCTGGTAATGATTTGTGATATTAATGTTTCATTTTTGAAAATTGGTGAACATAATTTCCATATCTTAACATATGATGAAGAGTTTCCGAAGAAAACTCTGAAGGATTTAGGATTTAAAATTGAAAGCTATGAAGTTTATGAAAAAACTTCCTCCACTACTGATATTGATTATGAAAAAGTTATGTGTCTCACTGCATTGAAAAAGTTTTGA